A region from the Vicia villosa cultivar HV-30 ecotype Madison, WI linkage group LG3, Vvil1.0, whole genome shotgun sequence genome encodes:
- the LOC131658203 gene encoding uncharacterized protein LOC131658203 yields MTKRNMSHKFDCIKDISDKKETWRLAVRIIDLWSVVNSKGAEHLEMGDRIQVLIRADHTDKWKSRIQENMTCIINNGTVFDNDFQWKLCDHSKKFVFLGGTTMKHMDVQNIPPLKYYFKEFCEINADIIGVVHEINNMQSNTPGKRTFAALSLKDLSSDIINCTLWESYGTKFLDYYNDPTNTGAIVIILTHAMIKDSQVSNAWSGSKLLINEDIQEISEFLSKLPANEQSQKPSQSAKSMSLWSGGSQFTILEKFVHKAKCIPLSQFCKIKQDMLCVTVGTTTKFYVSKHGWFYYGCTRCSVNATDLNNPYQCVCGENVHKLIPRYKVDIYVYDGESKFRFVFWDADCEQIIGQSADSMHKSMLENGEDDPMVYPDELDMLLEKKMALRAKVQPTFGQASVWKLSYDEEFVSQIEKDYIADEAHSLPPIQNAVADHVDTSMESLSAFGENDPDKSLANTPSKSVSHVVDAEESDCQLLGLTQYSGTKPPKKVKIEPNA; encoded by the exons ATGACGAAGAGG AATATGAGTCATAAATTTGACTGCATAAAAGACATCAGCGACAAGAAGGAGACATGGAGATTGGCTGTTCGAATTATTGATCTATGGAGCGTTGTTAACAGTAAGGGTGCTGAACATCTGGAGATG GGTGATCGAATTCAAGTTTTGATTCGGGCTGATCATACAGATAAgtggaaatcaagaattcaagaGAATATGACTTGCATAATCAACAACGGTACTGTATTTGATAACGATTTTCAGTGGAAGCTGTGTGACCATTCGAAGAAATTCGTGTTCCTTGGTGGTACGACCATGAAACATATGGATGTACAAAATATTCCTCCTCTGAAGTATTATTTCAAAGAGTTTTGCGAAATTAATGCAG ATATTATAGGTGTTGTACATGAGATAAACAATATGCAGTCAAACACTCCAGGAAAGAGGACATTTGCGGCCCTCAGTCTGAAAGATTTAAG CAGTGACATTATTAACTGCACATTATGGGAGAGCTATGGTACTAAGTTTTTGGATTATTATAATGACCCAACTAACACGGGTGCTATTGTTATCATACTAACCCATGCAATGATCAAGGATTCCCagg TATCCAATGCATGGAGTGGTTCAAAGCTGCTAATCAACGAAGACATCCAGGagatttctgagtttttgtcAAA GTTGCCTGCAAATGAGCAATCCCAAAAGCCTTCGCAATCTGCCAAATCTATGTCTCTTTGGTCTGGTGGATCTCAGTTTACAATACTTGAAAAATTTGTTCATAAGGCAAAGTGCATTCCTTTGAGTCAATTCTGCAAAATTAAACAA gACATGTTATGTGTTACTGTTGGAACTACCACAAAATTTTATGTATCCAAGCATGGTTGGTTTTACTATGGTTGCACAAGGTGCTCTGTGAATGCTACTGATTTGAACAATCCATACCAGTGTGTATGTGGCGAAAATGTTCACAAACTCATACCAAG GTACAAAGTTGATATATATGTTTATGACGGTGAATCAAAGTTCCGATTTGTATTTTGGGATGCCGACTGTGAGCAGATTATAGGACAATCTGCTGATAGCATGCATAAATCAATGTTAGAG aATGGTGAAGATGATCCCATGGTTTATCCTGACGAGCTTGACATGTTATTGGAAAAGAAAATGGCTTTGAGAGCTAAAGTACAACCAACCTTTGGGCAAGCATCTGTTTGGAAGCTTTCTTATGATGAAGAATTTGTCAGTCAAATTGAAAAGGATTATATTGCTGATGAG GCTCATAGTCTTCCTCCCATTCAAAATGCTGTTGCTGATCATGTTGATACTTCCATG GAGTCCTTATCTGCATTTGGAGAAAATGATCCTGACAAGAGTTTGGCCAATACCCCATCAAAGAGTGTTTCTCATGTTGTTGATGCTGAAGAATCGGATTGTCAGCTTTTAGGACTTACACAATATTCAGGAACCAAACCACCCAAAAAAGTGAAgattgaaccaaatgcttga
- the LOC131658204 gene encoding uncharacterized protein LOC131658204: MDWDWDVDLMSYMDLESVIKSKGYGNIKCLWYWNPMFTFTRGLRPLNNDQDVLTFIEDVKGHNIVDVYVEHPVEIPDFVETDEVNVEDVQADKVNVEADEVNMDDAQAEKVNVEADEVNVEDVQADKVNMEEDESETDPNHEPSDEDVDESDIDLGPDVDVDWTTVLPNDQTQNSLGHNVISDNESFDSDELQTPPKSDVEDETERFPIFKNSKKFELGMMFKDKLQVRDAIKEYAMDKKKNVVLRKNDKKRMVVRCMEGCPFNMRFSMRTDNLFWQLVSFTNEHSCYQTPKNRQAKTDWLARNFVYTLRHSPDMNTKDLIAEAMQKWGVKLSSDQAYRAKRKAMELIYGAGREQFTHLRRYAEELLKSNPNSTVKIQCVVSDCGPVFERIYVCLEACKAAFATTCKPLIGLDSCFLKGDFGGQLISIVGKDEITR; the protein is encoded by the coding sequence ATGGATTGGGATTGGGACGTTGACTTAATGTCTTATATGGATCTTGAAAGCGTGATTAAAAGTAAAGGATATGGCAATATAAAGTGTCTTTGGTATTGGAACCCTATGTTTACATTTACTCGAGGCCTTCGACCGTTGAATAATGACCAAGATGTTCTAACCTTTATTGAAGATGTTAAAGGACATAATATTGTCGATGTTTATGTTGAACACCCAGTTGAAATACCTGATTTTGTTGAAACGGATGAAGTGAATGTGGAGGATGTGCAAGCTGATAAAGTGAATGTGGAGGCTGATGAAGTAAATATGGATGATGCGCAAGCTGAAAAAGTGAATGTGGAGGCTGATGAAGTGAATGTGGAGGATGTGCAAGCTGATAAAGTGaatatggaggaagatgaaagtgAAACAGATCCTAATCATGAGCCTAGTGATGAGGATGTGGATGAAAGTGATATTGACTTAGGCCCTGATGTTGATGTAGATTGGACAACAGTGTTGCCCAATGATCAAACTCAGAATTCCTTAGGTCATAATGTAATTTCTGATAACGAGAGTTTTGATTCAGATGAGCTTCAAACTCCCCCAAAAAGTGATGTTGAAGATGAGACTGAGAGGTTTCCAATTTTCAAAAATAGCAAGAAATTTGAGTTAGGCATGATGTTCAAGGATAAGTTGCAAGTTAGAGATGccataaaagagtatgcaatggATAAGAAGAAAAATGTTGTCTTAAGAAAAAATGACAAGAAGAGAATGGTTGTACGGTGCATGGAAGGTTGTCCATTTAATATGCGCTTTAGTATGAGGACCGACAATCTATTTTGGCAACTTGTTAGCTTCACAAATGAACATAGTTGTTATCAGACACCAAAGAATAGACAAGCAAAAACAGATTGGTTAGCTCGTAATTTTGTTTATACATTACGACATAGTCCTGACATGAATACTAAAGATTTGATTGCAGAAGCCATGCAGAAATGGGGTGTGAAGTTATCAAGTGACCAAGCTTACAGGGCCAAGAGGAAAGCAATGGAGCTGATTTACGGGGCTGGTCGTGAACAATTCACACATTTAAGGAGGTATGCTGAAGAATTGCTCAAATCAAATCCAAACTCGACGGTTAAGATACAATGTGTTGTTTCCGATTGTGGTCCTGTTTTTGAGAGAATTTATGTGTGCTTGGAAGCATGTAAGGCTGCATTTGCAACCACATGCAAGCCACTTATTGGGTTAGATTCATGTTTTTTAAAAGGGGACTTTGGAGGTCAATTAATATCTATTGTTGGTAAGGATGAAATAACAAGATGA